Proteins from a single region of Dictyostelium discoideum AX4 chromosome 5 chromosome, whole genome shotgun sequence:
- the gnt3 gene encoding GlcNAc transferase, which yields MIKLNFWIKSIIIGLVSFIYIYLFVFSVNKTKDLEKLEIENNKLNFENEKSNISILKYIETINNLNNTIKNLNFSIEQSKQQLIQMENSFNKDLKLLQNSLNECEEIKNKLKNNKNNNNNNKNNNNNNNNNNNNNNNKILLNNKNEIIPILIPTYNRTNYLEKTIKSILKIRDKNKEKIKKFPIIISQDICKKNDNQNENENCKEMNEYLEEINLNYQGIIVLKNLQNGNLVLNSTYESISRHYKWALSQIFDKLSFDKLLIVEDDLEVSLDFLDYFEKVSPLLDIDKSLFCISAWNDNGKKPLTNENQKQAITQFYRTDFFPGLGWLTTNRFWNEIKDNWPTQYWDDYLRQPSVIKGKQCIRPEISRVKNIGISGATSQQVYENYIKEIISITDDQYPINYSDVDIHQLIEPTYSNKLKESITNAKLIYPYEIETFGYKNQTLKIIFKDQYDYQMLAKQFGLIDDQREEIQRTSFKKIVSFYFKSNLIYFIPNQINW from the coding sequence atgataaaattaaatttctgGATaaaatccattattattggattagtatcatttatttatatttatttatttgtgttTAGTgtaaacaaaacaaaagatttggaaaaattagaaattgaaaataataaattaaattttgaaaatgaaaaatcaaatatatcaatattaaaatatatagaaactattaataatttaaataatacaattaaaaatttaaatttttcaattgaacaatcaaaacaacaattaattcaaatggaaaatagttttaataaagatttaaaattattacaaaattcattaaatgaatgtgaagaaattaaaaataaattaaaaaataataaaaacaataataataataataaaaataataataataataataataataataataataataataataataaaatattattaaataataaaaatgaaattataccGATTTTAATACCAACATATAATAGaacaaattatttagaaaaaacaattaaatcaattttaaaaattagagataaaaataaagaaaaaattaaaaaattcccaataataatatcacaagatatttgtaaaaagaatgataatcaaaatgaaaatgaaaattgtaaagaaatgaatgaatatttagaggaaattaatttaaattatcaaggtataatagtattaaagaatttacaaaatGGTAATTTAGTGTTGAATTCAACATATGAATCAATATCAAGACATTATAAATGGGCATTGAGTcaaatatttgataaattatcatttgataaattattaattgttgaagaTGATTTAGAAGTTTCATTAGACTTTTTagattattttgaaaaggtatcaccattattagaCATTGATAAATCGTTATTCTGCATTTCAGCATGGAATGATAATGGTAAGAAACCATTAACAAATGAGAATCAAAAACAAGCGATTACTCAATTCTATAGAACTGATTTCTTCCCTGGACTAGGTTGGCTCACAACTAATAGATTCTGGAATGAAATTAAGGATAACTGGCCCACCCAATACTGGGACGACTATTTAAGACAGCCATCAGTGATTAAAGGAAAACAGTGTATCAGACCAGAGATATCACGTGTTAAAAATATTGGTATCAGTGGTGCAACCAGTCAACAAGTTtatgaaaattatataaaagaaatcattaGTATCACAGATGACCAATACCCAATTAATTATAGTGATGTTGATATCCATCAATTAATAGAACCAacatattcaaataaattaaaagaatcaataacaaatgcaaaattaatttatccaTATGAAATTGAAACTTTTGGTTACAAAAatcaaactttaaaaatCATATTCAAAGATCAATATGATTATCAAATGTTAGCCAAACaatttggtttaattgatGACCAACGTGAAGAAATTCAACGTacatcttttaaaaaaatagtttcattttattttaaatcaaatttaatttattttataccaaatcaaattaattggtaa
- the hgsA gene encoding hydroxymethylglutaryl-CoA synthase, whose protein sequence is MTKPENIGIHGIEVYFPSTYVAQEDLEKFDGVSQGKYTLGLGQTNMAFCGDREDIYSLSLNAVNNLMDKFNVDPNSIGRLEVGTETVIDKSKSVKTVLMDLFAKHGNTSIDGIDTINACYGGTSALHNALQWMESSYWDGRNAIVVAGDIAVYEKGPARPTGGAGVVAMLIGPNAPITFESGLRGVHMENVYDFYKPDMDSEYPRVDGKLSISCYFRAIDNCYNRYAKAFEKKYGKSFSLDQVDFALFHSPYNKLVQKSFGRMLYNDFLNNPNDSRYASLEAYKNVKPEDTYFDSVLEKALSAITKNDYATKVAPTTLLAKQLGNTYCGSTYSGLLSLLDEKSNDLVGKRVLTFSYGSGLAASAFSFKVEKPINHIVEKVDLKNRLAKRVRVEPEIFTEKLSLRETRHNLKNYVPSDETTNMFPGSFYLSSVDNAGIRKYDRTYSTSAVLGAFQRRQQISQSTIKSLNLFRATKSVLSILKK, encoded by the exons atgacaAAACCAGAAAATATCGGTATCCACGGAATTGAAGTTTACTTCCCAAGTACTTATGTCGCACAagaagatttagaaaaattcGATGGTGTCAGCCAAGGTAAATACACATTAGGTCTCGGTCAAACTAATATGGCATTCTGTGGTGACAGAGAAGATATCTACTCGCTCTCATTAAATGCAGTCAATAATTTAATGGATAAATTCAATGTTGATCCAAACTCAATTGGTCGTCTTGAAGTCGGTACTGAAACTGTTATTGATAAATCCAAATCAGTTAAAACCGTTTTAATGGATCTCTTTGCCAAACATGGAAATACTTCAATCGATGGTATTGACACTATTAACGCTTGCTATGGTGGTACATCTGCACTCCATAATGCACTCCAATGGATGGAATCCTCCTATTGGGATGGCCGTAATGCTATTGTTGTCGCTGGTGATATCGCAGTCTATGAAAAAGGTCCAGCTCGTCCAACTGGTGGTGCAGGTGTTGTTGCAATGTTAATTGGTCCAAATGCACCAATCACCTTTGAATCTGGTCTTCGTGGTGTCCATATGGAAAATGTCTACGATTTCTATAAACCAGATATGGATTCCGAATATCCACGTGTCGATGGTAAACTCTCAATCTCTTGCTATTTCAGAGCTATCGATAATTGTTACAATCGTTATGCCAAAGCCTTTGAAAAGAAATATGGTAAATCTTTCTCACTCGATCAAGTTGATTTTGCTCTTTTCCATTCACCATACAATAAATTGGTTCAAAAATCATTTGGTAGAAtg ttatATAAtgactttttaaataatccaaatgatTCAAGATATGCATCATTGGAAGCTTATAAGAATGTTAAACCAGAAGATACTTATTTCGATAGTGTACTTGAAAAAGCATTGTCAGCAATCACCAAGAATGATTATGCTACCAAGGTTGCACCAACCACTTTATTAGCCAAACAATTGGGTAATACTTATTGTGGTTCAACCTATTCTGGACTTTTATCATTACttgatgaaaaatcaaatgatttagtTGGTAAGAGAGTATTAACCTTTTCATATGGTTCTGGTTTGGCTGCATCTGCATTCTCATTCAAAGTTGAAAAACCAATTAATCATATCGTTGAAAAAGTTGATTTAAAGAATCGTTTAGCTAAAAGAGTTCGTGTTGAACCAGAGATTTTCACAGAGAAATTATCACTTCGTGAAACTAGACATAATCTTAAAAATTATGTACCATCTGATGAAACTACAAATATGTTCCCAGGTTCTTTCTATTTATCTTCTGTCGATAATGCTGGTATTAGAAAATATGATCGTACTTATTCAACCTCTGCTGTACTTGGTGCATTTCAAAGAAGACAACAAATCTCTCAATCAACAAtcaaatctttaaatttatttagagCTACTAAATcagttttatcaattttaaaaaaataa
- the lsm8 gene encoding LSM domain-containing protein (Similar to like-Sm): protein MAMLESYLKKQVLVLTADGRSIIGTLRGIDQTINVVLEKCHERVYSDEGIEVIPLGVHLIKGDDVAVIGEVDDELDKKLNLKEIIAEPMKPIVH, encoded by the exons atggcaATGTTAGAATCATATTTAAAGA aaCAAGTCCTTGTTTTAACAGCAGATGGTAGAAGTATAATT ggTACATTGAGAGGAATTGATCAAACCATTAATGTAGTTTTAGAAAAGTGTCATGAAAGAGTTTACTCTGATGAAGGAATTGAAGTTATTCCATTGGGTGTACATTTAATAAAAGGTGATGATGT gGCTGTAATAGGGGAAGTAGATGATGAAttagataaaaaattaaacctAAAAGAGATAATAGCAGAGCCGATGAAGCCTATTGTCCACTAA
- the taf6 gene encoding TATA-binding protein-associated-factor, translated as MSVLPNDTIKIIAESAGISNLPDEIAQQLASDVEYRIREIAQEAIKFMKHSKRDHLSTDDINNALGLRNIEQLYGYSCSANDHSLLKFQKTTTTTQAIYFLNDKEMTFQEIASQPLPKVPRDPSLSAHWLALEGVQPLIPQNPSPYEIEEHHKNLHKKFKSEKALQLEQQAQALLTQQNKGNEKSGDNNNNNNNNGNNNNGNMIYGMAQLNGINTVLGGNNLQKQDPSIPGIHTLPSNTSTIVKPTVKHVLSKEIQMFYEKITNSVKSDNQKLFDAALHSLKSDSSLHQLLPYFINFISVQVTQNLTNLELLNRLMKMAQAILESKHLKPELYLHQLMPSILTCLVGKKLCNSPSENHWELRDFAARLVSFVCRKFGDVYSSLQGRITKTLVQTLHDTTKPLTTHYGAIVGLSGLGRNVIQFLLLPYVPKYYKLLEPELNNNLSNPIKSMEANRVLNSIIDATGKFLIWVSEGENILSVLDLKDDTTSKKQPISLPIITEFSRENILKTLKIQYQSLFDLFGEKLLAYIKPDNDSESMILIP; from the exons atGTCAGTTTTACCAAAtgatacaattaaaattatagcGGAATCAGCAggtatttcaaatttaccaGATGAAATAGCACAACAATTAGCATCGGATGTAGAATATAGAATTAGAGAGATTGCACAAGAAGCGATTAAATTTATGAAACATTCAAAAAGAGATCACCTTTCAACCGATGATATAAACAATGCATTAGGTTTAAGAAATATTGAGCAACTCTATGGCTATAGTTGTAGTGCCAATGATCAcagtttattaaaatttcaaaaaaccacaacaacaacacaggccatctattttttaaatgataaagagATGACATTTCAAGAGATTGCATCACAACCGTTACCAAAGGTACCACGTGATCCATCACTTTCAGCACATTGGTTAGCATTGGAAGGTGTGCAACCATTGATTCCTCAAAATCCATCACCCTATGAAATTGAAGAACATCATAAAAATTTACATAAAAAATTCAAGAGTGAGAAAGCACTTCAATTGGAACAACAAGCACAAGCATTATTAACACAACAAAATAAAGGTAATGAAAAAAGTGgtgacaataataataataacaataacaatggtaacaataacaatggtAATATGATTTATGGTATGGCACAATTAAATGGAATTAATACAGTATTGGGTggaaataatttacaaaaacaaGATCCATCAATACCTGGTATACATACATTACCTTCAAATACATCAACCATTGTCAAACCAACCGTTAAACATGTattatcaaaagaaattcaaatgtTTTATGAGAAAATCACAAACTCTGTAAAAAGTGATAATCAAAAACTATTTGATGCTGCATTACATAGTTTAAAGAGTGATAGTAGTCTTCATCAATTATTAccttattttataaattttatatcagTTCAAGTTACtcaaaatttaacaaatttagAACTATTAAATAGATTAATGAAAATGGCTCAAGCAATATTAGAAAGTAAACATTTAAAACCTGAATTATAT ttACATCAATTAATGCCATCAATTTTAACATGTTTAGTTGGTAAGAAATTATGTAATTCACCATCAGAGAATCATTGGGAATTAAGAGATTTCGCAGCAAGATTGGTATCATTTGTTTGTAGAAAATTTGGAGATGTATATAGTTCATTACAAGGTAGAATAACCAAAACATTAGTACAAACATTACATGATACAACCAAACCTTTAACAACTCATTATGGTGCAATCGTTGGTTTATCAGGTTTAGGTAGAAATGTTatacaatttttattattaccttATGTAccaaaatattataaactCTTGGAAccagaattaaataataatttatcaaatccaATAAAATCAATGGAAGCCAATAgagttttaaattcaatcatAGATGCAACTGGTAAATTCTTAATTTGGGTATCAGAAGGTGAAAATATTCTCTCagttttagatttaaaagatGATACAACTTCAAAAAAGCAACCAATCTCTTTACCAATCATAACAGAGTTTTCAcgtgaaaatattttaaaaactttaaaaattcaatatcaatcactttttgatttatttggtgaaaaattattagcaTATATAAAACCAGATAATGATTCTGaatcaatgattttaattccttaa